A window from Neobacillus sp. PS3-40 encodes these proteins:
- the thiM gene encoding hydroxyethylthiazole kinase: protein MENTMVYKLLQKVKNDNPLVHNITNVVVTNFTANGLLALGASPVMAYAAEEVADMAKIAGALVLNIGTLNRDVVESCLIAGKSANANNVPVIFDPVGAGATSYRTESAKKILEEVNISVIRGNAAEIANVAGYQATIKGVDAGETQVNTVELAILTAKKLNTIVVITGKEDVISDGNRTFVVRNGHPALTKVTGTGCLLTSVIGAFAAVEKDLILASVAALTFYGVAAEFAAKKIGDQGPGSFQIEFLNQLSKVTEAELNQHGNFEKVE from the coding sequence ATGGAAAATACAATGGTGTATAAATTATTGCAGAAGGTTAAGAACGATAATCCGCTCGTTCATAATATTACAAATGTTGTTGTGACCAATTTTACTGCTAACGGGCTTCTAGCGCTTGGAGCATCACCAGTAATGGCTTATGCTGCCGAAGAAGTTGCAGATATGGCTAAAATAGCAGGGGCCCTTGTTTTAAATATTGGTACTTTAAACCGTGATGTAGTTGAGTCATGTCTGATAGCAGGAAAATCTGCAAATGCAAATAATGTACCTGTTATTTTTGATCCAGTTGGTGCTGGGGCAACATCATACCGCACCGAATCAGCAAAGAAAATTCTTGAAGAAGTAAATATATCTGTTATCCGTGGAAATGCAGCGGAAATTGCTAATGTTGCCGGGTACCAAGCTACTATCAAAGGTGTTGATGCAGGTGAGACACAAGTGAATACGGTTGAACTTGCGATTTTAACAGCGAAAAAATTAAATACGATTGTTGTAATAACAGGTAAAGAAGATGTGATTTCTGATGGAAACCGTACATTTGTTGTTCGTAACGGACACCCAGCCCTTACAAAAGTTACGGGAACAGGTTGTTTACTAACTTCTGTGATTGGCGCTTTTGCAGCTGTTGAAAAGGACTTGATTTTGGCCTCAGTTGCTGCACTAACATTTTACGGGGTTGCTGCAGAGTTTGCAGCCAAAAAAATAGGGGATCAAGGTCCGGGTAGTTTCCAAATAGAGTTTCTAAACCAGCTTTCAAAGGTAACTGAAGCCGAATTAAACCAACATGGAAATTTTGAAAAAGTGGAGTAG
- the thiD gene encoding bifunctional hydroxymethylpyrimidine kinase/phosphomethylpyrimidine kinase: protein MSIAKALTIAGSDSGGGAGIQADLKTFQELGVFGMSAITAVTAQNTLGVQAVFPMTAEAVVSQIESIGDDIGVDALKTGMLFNAEIIEAVSEKINKYKWKKVVVDPVMIAKGGASLLQTEAIFALKKFLLPISMIITPNIPEAEVLTGMVIRTLDDKKEAAMRLLDLGVQNVVIKGGHDENSDEAVDVLYDGKEFTYFTSNRIPTKNTHGTGCTFSAALTAEIAKGVSLNEAVSTAKNFIQAAIEDDLKLGGGHGPTNHWAYNRKRGRY from the coding sequence ATGAGCATAGCTAAAGCATTAACCATCGCAGGATCTGATAGTGGTGGCGGTGCGGGCATTCAAGCAGACTTAAAGACCTTCCAAGAGTTAGGGGTCTTTGGCATGTCGGCAATCACAGCTGTTACCGCCCAAAATACACTTGGTGTCCAGGCAGTATTTCCAATGACCGCTGAGGCTGTTGTCAGCCAAATAGAGTCAATTGGAGATGATATCGGGGTGGATGCATTGAAAACTGGGATGCTTTTTAATGCAGAAATCATCGAGGCTGTTTCGGAAAAAATAAACAAATATAAGTGGAAAAAAGTTGTTGTCGATCCGGTTATGATCGCCAAAGGTGGCGCGTCCTTGCTCCAAACAGAAGCAATATTCGCCTTAAAAAAATTCCTGTTACCAATTTCGATGATCATCACGCCAAACATTCCAGAAGCGGAAGTGTTAACCGGAATGGTAATCAGGACATTAGATGATAAAAAGGAAGCTGCAATGCGACTGCTTGACTTAGGTGTTCAAAATGTTGTAATAAAAGGCGGACATGATGAGAATTCCGATGAAGCTGTTGATGTTTTATATGATGGAAAGGAATTTACTTATTTTACAAGTAACCGAATTCCTACTAAAAATACGCATGGCACTGGCTGTACATTTTCGGCTGCACTTACAGCAGAAATAGCAAAAGGTGTAAGTCTTAATGAAGCGGTGTCGACAGCGAAAAACTTTATTCAGGCAGCAATTGAAGATGATTTAAAACTTGGTGGCGGGCATGGGCCAACAAACCACTGGGCTTATAATCGAAAAAGGGGTCGTTACTAA
- the thiE gene encoding thiamine phosphate synthase, whose translation MDAEMLRAALKVYFIFGSTNCLKNPVDVLEEAIAGGITIFQFREKGKGALEGAKKVELAKELQKICREKGIPFIVNDDIELAVEIDADGVHIGQDDEPVENVRKRLGNKILGVSTHSVEEAKAAIACGADYLGLGPVFPTSTKEDAKAVQGTSLIQDLRAKGFDIPVVGIGGITVNNAHSVMKAGADGVAVITAISHAEKITETTKSLRNNVL comes from the coding sequence ATGGATGCTGAAATGTTAAGAGCGGCATTAAAGGTTTATTTTATTTTTGGAAGTACAAACTGTTTAAAAAATCCTGTCGATGTTTTAGAAGAAGCCATTGCTGGTGGGATCACTATTTTTCAATTCCGTGAAAAAGGAAAAGGTGCTTTAGAAGGCGCAAAAAAAGTAGAATTGGCAAAAGAATTACAAAAAATATGCCGTGAAAAAGGAATTCCATTTATCGTGAATGATGATATTGAACTTGCGGTAGAAATCGATGCTGACGGGGTGCATATTGGTCAAGATGATGAACCAGTTGAGAATGTTCGGAAACGACTTGGTAATAAAATTCTTGGAGTTTCCACACATTCTGTTGAAGAAGCAAAGGCAGCGATAGCCTGTGGTGCAGATTATTTAGGATTGGGTCCTGTTTTTCCCACTTCCACAAAAGAGGATGCAAAAGCAGTGCAAGGAACATCGTTGATTCAGGATTTACGGGCAAAAGGGTTTGACATTCCGGTTGTGGGAATTGGTGGAATTACCGTTAACAATGCTCATTCCGTCATGAAAGCAGGGGCGGATGGGGTAGCAGTGATCACAGCGATCAGCCATGCAGAGAAAATCACCGAAACAACCAAGTCATTAAGAAATAATGTATTATAA
- a CDS encoding MFS transporter, which yields MLKIKRYIGQFHPIVWVLLIGTVLARGSAFMTLPFLSIYLSRNMDLSPMIIGLTVGMSPLMGTVGGFIGGHLSDRYGRKRVMLLSIFTLAIVFYCFTLAKSQGWFILLNALNGLCNSFFEPTSQALMGDVTDQKKRMKVYSLRYTAINVGASVGPLLGAYFANHSAKLSFIITASTYFIYAIVLVYFMNRIVITPNEQTKKTVSFRDAFSIVKRDRALRYLILGIILVNIGYVQIDSNLPQHLAHTLKDGVVIFSILLSINAIMVVILQMPISHFAEKFKPMQTMVVGAILIAAGLTGFSFVNGWVIAILFIFLVTLGEILIFPANSILIDQLAPDHLRGTYFGAGQFRKIGSFVGPIIGGYFLTHLDGQKMFWLISIITLTSIFFFTVGNRAHVKKLETNDGSTM from the coding sequence ATGCTTAAAATAAAAAGGTATATCGGACAGTTTCACCCAATTGTATGGGTATTATTAATTGGAACGGTGTTAGCAAGAGGCTCTGCATTTATGACGCTCCCTTTTCTATCAATCTATCTATCTCGAAATATGGATCTTTCACCAATGATTATCGGGCTAACGGTTGGAATGAGCCCATTAATGGGAACGGTTGGTGGATTTATCGGTGGGCATTTGTCTGACCGATACGGCCGTAAGCGGGTAATGTTACTTTCCATTTTTACATTAGCAATCGTATTTTATTGTTTTACTCTAGCAAAAAGCCAAGGATGGTTTATCTTATTAAATGCCTTAAACGGACTTTGCAACTCTTTTTTTGAGCCAACAAGTCAGGCATTAATGGGTGATGTAACGGATCAGAAAAAGAGGATGAAAGTTTATTCGTTACGGTATACAGCCATAAATGTAGGTGCCTCGGTAGGGCCATTATTAGGCGCGTATTTTGCCAATCATTCAGCAAAATTATCATTTATTATAACGGCTTCTACTTATTTCATTTATGCAATTGTCCTGGTTTATTTTATGAATCGAATTGTGATCACTCCAAATGAACAAACGAAAAAAACTGTTTCCTTTCGTGATGCTTTTTCGATTGTAAAAAGGGATCGAGCACTTCGTTATCTAATTTTAGGGATAATTTTAGTGAATATCGGATATGTTCAAATTGATTCAAACCTTCCACAACATTTAGCACATACACTTAAGGATGGTGTGGTTATCTTTTCAATCTTATTATCGATTAATGCAATCATGGTTGTTATCTTACAAATGCCTATAAGTCATTTTGCTGAAAAATTCAAACCGATGCAAACGATGGTAGTTGGAGCAATACTGATCGCTGCCGGACTTACCGGTTTTAGCTTTGTTAATGGCTGGGTCATTGCGATTCTCTTTATTTTTCTTGTAACTCTCGGAGAAATTCTTATCTTTCCAGCAAATAGCATTCTAATTGACCAATTGGCTCCAGACCATTTACGGGGAACTTATTTTGGGGCAGGTCAATTCCGGAAAATTGGTAGTTTTGTCGGTCCGATCATTGGTGGTTACTTCTTAACTCATCTGGATGGTCAAAAGATGTTTTGGTTGATATCGATTATTACCCTGACAAGTATCTTTTTCTTTACAGTTGGAAATCGTGCACATGTGAAAAAATTGGAAACAAATGATGGGAGTACCATGTAG
- a CDS encoding zinc-binding dehydrogenase codes for MKAVIVTEFGGPEFLRYEEVSIPTIEKNEVLIRAVKTSVNFADIKSRYGKKGVKLPFIPGIDVAGYVEKIGSDVAHLRVGQRIIAFPKNGSYAEYVVASDQLVFPIPDELDFKTAAACPIVSFLSHRLLYNIARIQKGESVLVHAAAGGVGTTAMQLAKIMGADKVIGTVGSKDKIKTAEESGADYVICYEEEDFVTKVNEITSGNGADIILDSLSGSVTENSLNCLAPYGRLIHFGNSSGKVGKIKTVDLHSSCRAVLGFSLGTTRKLKPHLLKETAEEVIPYLVNKQLKIKIGHEYPLSDVAKAHNLIEKRVNKGKIILNIE; via the coding sequence ATGAAAGCAGTAATTGTAACGGAATTTGGTGGACCTGAATTTTTAAGATACGAAGAAGTTAGCATTCCTACAATAGAAAAAAATGAAGTGTTAATAAGAGCTGTTAAGACAAGCGTTAATTTTGCAGATATTAAATCTAGGTACGGCAAAAAAGGTGTTAAACTGCCGTTTATTCCTGGTATTGATGTAGCGGGATATGTTGAAAAAATAGGTTCAGATGTAGCCCACCTAAGAGTAGGACAAAGGATTATAGCATTTCCTAAAAATGGTTCATATGCAGAATACGTTGTGGCATCTGATCAATTAGTTTTTCCTATACCAGACGAATTGGATTTTAAAACAGCAGCAGCATGCCCCATTGTATCTTTTTTGTCGCATAGATTACTTTACAATATTGCTAGAATTCAAAAGGGCGAGTCGGTATTGGTTCATGCTGCCGCTGGAGGTGTCGGAACCACAGCAATGCAACTAGCAAAAATAATGGGAGCAGACAAAGTTATTGGTACCGTTGGGAGTAAAGACAAAATAAAAACTGCAGAAGAAAGTGGAGCTGATTATGTAATATGTTATGAGGAAGAAGATTTTGTAACAAAAGTTAATGAAATTACTAGTGGGAACGGCGCAGACATAATATTAGACTCACTCTCTGGTTCAGTCACAGAAAATAGTTTAAATTGCTTAGCTCCTTATGGGAGATTAATTCATTTTGGTAATTCAAGTGGCAAAGTAGGAAAAATTAAAACCGTTGATTTGCATTCTAGTTGTAGAGCTGTTCTTGGTTTTAGTTTAGGCACAACAAGGAAGCTAAAACCGCATTTATTAAAAGAAACTGCTGAAGAGGTTATTCCTTACTTGGTTAATAAGCAATTAAAGATAAAAATAGGCCATGAATATCCACTTAGTGATGTAGCGAAAGCGCATAATCTAATAGAAAAAAGGGTAAACAAAGGCAAAATAATCTTGAACATTGAATAG
- a CDS encoding aldo/keto reductase family protein: MEYRRLGKTGLKVSEISLGSWLTYGGYVEEKNAAASIDKAYDLGINFFDTANVYMRGEAEIVVGKALKKYVRDSYVLATKVFWPMGDGPNDRGLSRKHVIEQCHASLKRLGTDYVDLYYCHRFDPETPLDETLRALDDLVRQGKVLYIGVSEWTAEQITEAVHLADKKLLDRIVVNQPQYSMMQRYIEKEVLPVSEKHGIGQVVWSPLAQGLLTGKYQKGAEAPVGSRAAQEKYGNLFGLLTDENLDKVELLKEVASNNELTLAQLALAWILRQSNVASALVGASRPEQLEENVKASGVKLNEETLTRIEDILR, translated from the coding sequence ATGGAGTATCGGCGCTTAGGAAAAACAGGGTTAAAAGTAAGTGAAATTAGCCTTGGCAGTTGGCTTACATATGGTGGTTATGTTGAGGAAAAGAATGCAGCAGCGTCAATTGATAAAGCGTATGATTTAGGAATTAACTTTTTCGATACCGCAAATGTTTATATGCGCGGAGAAGCTGAGATTGTTGTCGGAAAGGCTCTTAAAAAATATGTCCGTGATTCCTACGTGCTAGCTACAAAAGTGTTTTGGCCGATGGGCGATGGCCCGAATGATCGCGGTCTATCCCGTAAGCATGTAATTGAACAATGTCATGCAAGCCTGAAACGGCTTGGCACAGATTATGTTGATCTTTATTATTGCCACCGTTTTGACCCAGAAACGCCACTTGATGAAACATTAAGAGCTCTTGACGACTTGGTACGCCAAGGAAAGGTACTTTATATCGGTGTTAGTGAATGGACTGCAGAGCAAATCACAGAAGCCGTTCATCTTGCTGATAAAAAGCTCCTTGATCGGATCGTTGTAAACCAGCCGCAATATAGCATGATGCAACGTTACATTGAAAAAGAAGTCCTTCCTGTCAGTGAAAAACATGGAATCGGCCAAGTGGTCTGGTCCCCGCTTGCACAAGGTTTATTGACTGGTAAGTATCAAAAAGGGGCTGAAGCTCCTGTAGGTAGCCGTGCAGCTCAAGAAAAGTATGGAAATTTATTTGGCTTGTTAACAGATGAAAATCTCGATAAAGTGGAATTGTTAAAAGAGGTTGCATCTAATAACGAACTAACTCTTGCTCAACTTGCCCTTGCTTGGATTTTACGACAAAGCAATGTTGCAAGTGCCTTAGTCGGTGCGAGTCGGCCAGAGCAATTAGAGGAAAATGTAAAAGCATCAGGTGTGAAGCTGAATGAAGAAACTTTGACGAGAATTGAAGATATTTTGAGGTAA
- a CDS encoding spore germination protein produces the protein MSILSKLFKKQQKPNQDNYRQKQDPTKPEELPIQRDYMDNITRIKEELGNSTDVAFREFFLQNYKGVAVYIDGLANNKMISDFFMESLLKKQEEIHSDSFQYIVDKVTSLGNIKIISNWDQVYEALLSGNTLFFIGGYTKAINVETKGWDKRAITEPSTQLSIRGPKDSFIETLRTNTALIRRRIKSPNLWLEMMQIGTVTQTDVGIMYIKGIVNEKIVTEVKQRLSRINMDSILDSGYIEQLIEDQTMTSFPTIYHTERPDVVSSQLLEGRVAIFVDGSPFVLTAPAVFIQFFQAADDYYARFDIATGIRLLRLLSFFIALVGPALYIAVTTFHQEMIPTTMVIAIAAQRENVPFPAFVEALIMEITFEILREAGLRLPRAVGQAVSIVGALVIGQAAVQAGFVSPVMVIVVATTAIANFSTPSFAMAISARLLRFVLMGLSTFLGFYGIMLGVMFMTIHLCSLRSFGVPYMAPLAPFNFMHQQDALVRFPVWALKNRPELISKGNLRRTGPDQRPEPPKQNDEVATGSKKGDQS, from the coding sequence ATGTCGATCTTGTCTAAGTTATTTAAGAAGCAGCAAAAACCCAATCAAGACAATTATCGGCAAAAGCAAGATCCTACGAAACCGGAAGAATTACCAATCCAGAGAGATTATATGGATAATATCACTCGAATAAAAGAAGAGTTAGGTAATAGTACGGATGTTGCCTTCAGAGAGTTTTTTCTCCAAAATTACAAAGGAGTCGCAGTTTATATTGATGGATTGGCTAATAACAAAATGATCAGTGACTTTTTTATGGAATCGTTATTGAAAAAACAAGAAGAAATTCATTCGGATTCTTTCCAATATATAGTTGATAAAGTAACTAGTCTAGGAAATATAAAGATAATCAGTAATTGGGATCAAGTATATGAAGCATTATTATCAGGAAATACGCTTTTCTTTATTGGCGGATATACTAAAGCAATTAACGTTGAAACAAAAGGATGGGATAAACGGGCTATCACCGAACCGTCAACCCAATTATCGATAAGGGGCCCGAAGGATTCTTTTATCGAAACACTTCGTACGAATACGGCTTTAATAAGGCGCCGAATTAAAAGCCCTAATCTGTGGCTCGAAATGATGCAGATTGGTACTGTGACCCAAACAGACGTTGGAATTATGTATATCAAGGGTATTGTAAATGAAAAAATTGTTACTGAAGTAAAACAAAGATTAAGTCGAATCAATATGGATTCAATCCTAGATTCGGGTTATATCGAACAATTGATAGAAGACCAAACGATGACATCATTTCCAACCATTTATCATACGGAGAGACCTGACGTCGTATCCTCACAGCTTTTAGAAGGAAGGGTGGCTATTTTTGTCGATGGATCACCGTTTGTACTTACAGCACCAGCTGTCTTTATTCAATTTTTTCAGGCTGCCGATGATTATTATGCTAGGTTCGATATAGCTACTGGAATTCGACTATTAAGGCTCTTATCTTTTTTTATTGCACTAGTTGGACCAGCCCTTTATATTGCAGTAACTACCTTTCATCAGGAGATGATCCCAACCACCATGGTGATTGCCATCGCGGCCCAACGCGAAAATGTGCCTTTTCCAGCATTTGTTGAAGCTCTAATCATGGAAATTACATTTGAAATTTTAAGGGAAGCAGGATTAAGACTCCCTAGGGCTGTCGGTCAGGCTGTTTCCATTGTAGGGGCACTGGTTATTGGCCAAGCTGCCGTACAAGCAGGTTTTGTTTCTCCTGTTATGGTTATTGTCGTTGCGACAACAGCAATTGCTAACTTTTCAACACCATCATTTGCGATGGCTATTTCAGCAAGGCTACTTCGATTTGTTCTCATGGGGCTGTCAACTTTTTTGGGCTTTTATGGAATTATGCTTGGGGTTATGTTTATGACCATTCACTTATGTTCATTACGCTCATTTGGAGTCCCTTATATGGCACCATTAGCGCCATTTAATTTTATGCATCAGCAGGACGCGCTTGTACGCTTTCCAGTATGGGCTTTAAAAAATAGGCCAGAATTGATTAGCAAAGGAAATCTAAGAAGGACAGGACCGGATCAGAGGCCCGAACCCCCTAAGCAAAATGACGAAGTTGCAACCGGTTCGAAAAAAGGTGATCAATCATGA
- a CDS encoding Ger(x)C family spore germination protein gives MKQTIVLVLLLLNSLPLLSGCWNQKELTDLAIVIAMGVDKGKDKRFDVTFQLVNPGNVSSGQNGGGQGLPIAVYKSSGDTLTEAARNATKKISRRLYYAHANLLVISEELAREGILNIIDALERDPEFRTTTEMIIAKDTTAEEVVTTLTILDKLPVTKITKELQNTEKMLGENIAVNIDDFVAGLISTGKNPIVSGYMVSGDKRKARKAENLTQTTTMAYLEADGLALFKHGKLIGWMKNKKARGVVWVLNKIKSTDINIDWKGNKAALNITPIRSKTKTSVTFKNGKPAFQVLIKEESIISEVNTALNLDSPDELQKIEKKVGREIKKQVLSSIKEAQRQKCDVFGFGEKVHLANHKLWNKMKNNWDELFASAEVSVKVKAYNRRAGVRRNPFWDAMNQ, from the coding sequence ATGAAACAAACGATTGTTTTGGTTCTATTACTACTTAACTCGCTTCCATTACTTAGCGGATGTTGGAATCAAAAAGAATTGACCGATTTAGCCATCGTTATAGCGATGGGGGTTGATAAGGGGAAGGATAAACGTTTTGATGTAACATTCCAGCTTGTAAACCCAGGAAATGTTTCATCAGGGCAAAATGGAGGTGGTCAAGGGCTACCGATTGCTGTATATAAAAGTTCCGGAGATACATTAACCGAAGCAGCAAGAAATGCAACCAAAAAAATTTCACGGCGGTTATATTATGCACATGCAAATTTACTCGTTATCAGTGAAGAGCTTGCAAGAGAAGGAATATTGAATATAATAGATGCCCTCGAGAGGGATCCTGAATTTCGAACGACAACAGAAATGATTATCGCAAAGGATACGACAGCTGAGGAAGTAGTCACAACCCTGACGATTCTAGATAAATTGCCAGTTACTAAGATAACAAAGGAACTTCAAAATACTGAAAAAATGCTAGGTGAAAACATAGCGGTAAATATTGATGATTTTGTTGCTGGGCTTATCAGTACAGGAAAAAATCCAATTGTCAGTGGTTATATGGTATCTGGAGATAAACGTAAAGCAAGGAAAGCTGAAAATCTAACGCAAACAACTACAATGGCGTACCTTGAAGCGGATGGGTTAGCGTTATTTAAACATGGTAAATTGATTGGCTGGATGAAAAATAAAAAGGCAAGGGGAGTTGTTTGGGTCCTTAATAAAATAAAAAGCACGGATATAAATATCGATTGGAAAGGAAACAAGGCTGCGCTAAATATAACACCAATCAGATCAAAAACAAAAACTTCGGTTACATTTAAAAATGGGAAGCCCGCCTTCCAAGTACTAATAAAAGAAGAAAGTATAATTAGTGAAGTAAATACAGCCCTTAATCTAGACAGTCCTGATGAACTTCAAAAAATAGAAAAGAAAGTCGGAAGAGAAATTAAAAAACAAGTTCTTAGTTCGATAAAAGAAGCACAAAGGCAAAAATGTGATGTTTTCGGATTTGGTGAAAAGGTGCATCTAGCTAATCATAAACTGTGGAATAAAATGAAAAATAATTGGGATGAACTATTTGCAAGCGCAGAAGTAAGTGTAAAAGTGAAAGCATACAACCGTAGGGCTGGCGTTCGTAGAAATCCGTTTTGGGACGCAATGAATCAATAA
- a CDS encoding GerAB/ArcD/ProY family transporter, producing the protein MEKAKINGTQLFVLVVLFEMGSALVVGLATSAKQDAWIAVVLGMVGGAVLYLIYHRLFMFYPDIPLTSYVQKITGKYIGRFIAFLYIIYFMYVSARVLRDFGELLTTTIYSSTPLFIINTLMILTIIYAIQKGFEVIARVGELFFILVYILAIGGVLLVAFSGLVHVDNLRPILENGVMPVLKITVGQTLTFPFGEMVVFTMLLPYLNEPKKAKLVCLGGIILSGINITITTLVNIAVLGADLYARSPFPLLNTIGKIQIGNFIERLDVFFMLYLMVGGFFKITIFFYAALAGTADIFKFKSQKKLCFPIGLIILFASMTIASNYAEHAKEGLKVIPIYLHWPFQIIIPAILLIIAYFRNRKKQPQNQNQIQNQNQNLNQNQN; encoded by the coding sequence ATGGAAAAGGCCAAAATTAACGGAACACAATTATTTGTCCTCGTTGTATTGTTTGAAATGGGTAGTGCTCTTGTAGTCGGTCTTGCTACCTCTGCGAAACAAGATGCTTGGATTGCGGTAGTGCTCGGAATGGTGGGAGGTGCCGTTCTTTATTTAATTTACCATCGCCTTTTTATGTTTTACCCAGATATTCCTTTAACAAGTTATGTTCAAAAAATAACTGGAAAGTATATCGGGCGGTTCATAGCATTTTTGTATATTATTTATTTCATGTATGTTTCTGCGAGGGTGTTGCGTGACTTTGGTGAACTATTAACAACGACCATCTATTCAAGTACACCATTATTTATTATTAATACATTAATGATTCTAACTATAATCTATGCAATTCAAAAAGGGTTTGAAGTGATCGCGAGAGTGGGTGAACTTTTTTTTATCCTCGTTTACATACTGGCGATCGGAGGAGTGCTTTTAGTAGCCTTTTCGGGATTGGTCCATGTGGACAATCTTCGACCGATTTTAGAAAATGGTGTAATGCCCGTTCTGAAAATAACCGTTGGTCAAACCTTAACTTTTCCGTTTGGTGAAATGGTCGTATTTACGATGTTACTTCCGTATTTAAATGAGCCCAAAAAAGCAAAACTAGTTTGTTTGGGTGGGATTATTTTAAGTGGTATAAATATTACAATAACAACTCTCGTCAATATAGCTGTTTTAGGAGCCGATCTTTATGCACGTTCTCCCTTCCCGCTCTTAAATACGATTGGTAAAATTCAAATAGGGAATTTTATCGAAAGACTTGATGTTTTTTTCATGCTGTATTTAATGGTTGGAGGATTTTTCAAAATCACCATCTTTTTTTATGCAGCATTGGCCGGAACAGCAGACATATTCAAGTTTAAAAGCCAAAAAAAACTCTGTTTCCCAATCGGACTAATTATTTTATTTGCTTCAATGACCATCGCATCCAACTATGCTGAACACGCTAAAGAAGGACTAAAAGTTATACCAATTTATTTACACTGGCCATTTCAAATTATTATCCCAGCTATACTGCTAATCATTGCCTATTTCAGAAATAGAAAGAAGCAGCCACAAAACCAGAACCAGATTCAGAACCAAAACCAGAACCTGAACCAGAATCAGAATTAA